The genomic window ACGCCTTGGGGGGTGGTACACGGCGGGGTGTACACGACGGCGGTCGAGAGCGCGGCGAGCGTGGGGGCCTCGGCGGCGGTCGAGGAGGACGGGATGTTCGCCGTCGGGGTGCACAACGCCACGGATTTTCTGCGTCCGATGCGGGAGGGGCGGGTCGAGGTGGTGGCGGAGCCGATCCTGCAGGGCAGGACGCAGCAGCTCTGGCAGGTCGTGATCACGCGCTCGGAGGACGGCAAGGAGGTGGCCCGAGGGCAGCTCAGGCTGCACAACGTCCCGCTCGACGGGGATAAGAGATGAGGGTCGGCTTCGTAGGGCTCGGGATCATGGGTTGGCTCATGGCCGAAAACCTGGTGCAGGCCGGCTGCGACCTCACCGTCCACAACCGCACCAAGAAGAAGGCCGAAGAGTTCGCCGAGAAGACCGGTGCACAGCTCGCAGAGAGCCCAAAGGAGGTCGCTGAAAGCAGCGACGTCGTCATCACCATGCTCCCGGGCCCGCCCGAGGTGGAGGAAGTCTTTCTGGGTGAGGACGGCCTGATCGAAGGCGCGGGCACGGGGGCCCTGCTGGTGGACATGTCCACCTCCTCGCCCCTTCTCGCCCGGAAGATAGCCGAAGTCGCGCGCGGGCAGGGAGCCTCCGCGCTCGACGCCCCGGTCTCGGGAGGGGACGTGGGAGCGAAGGAGGGGACCCTCTCGATCATGGTCGGAGGAGAACAGGAGGACTTCGAGCGGGCAAAGTCTCTCTTCGAGGTGATGGGCAGGACCATAACCCATGTTGGTCCCTCGGGAGCCGGGCAGGTCGTGAAGGCTGCGAACCAGATCGTGGTAGCGCTCACCATAGAGGCGGTCTCTGAGGCGCTGGTGCTCGGCTCCAGAGGTGGGGTCTCTGCGGAGAAGATCCTGGATGTTCTATCGGGGGGTCTTGCTGGCAACAGGGTGATGGAGGTCAAGCGGGAGAAGTTTCTCTCTCACGCCTTCGAGCCCGGTGGCAAGGCCCGCTACCATCACAAAGACCTCGGTATAGCGCTCGATACCGCCCGTGAGCTCGGGGTCGTGCTCCCGGCGGCCGCGCTGGCGGACCAGCTCTTCGCCGCGCTCGAGGCGCAGGGCAGGGGCGACCTCGACCACTCGGCGCTCCTCGCTCTCGTCGAGGAGATGAGCGGGATCAGCCGGCGAGAATGGTAAGAAGGAGCGTTACGGTCCCGAGCAAGGCAACCGCGAACACGGCGACCGCGCCCTTTCCATCACGCTCCTTCGCTTCCGGCAGCAGATGTACCGATCCCAGGTAGCAGAGCACCCCTCCCGCTGCCCCACTCATCAGCCCCACTGTCTGCTCTCCGGGAGAGGAGAAAACCAGCGTCAGCCCCGTCGCTACCGGCAGGACCAGCCCCAGCAGCACCGCCGTCCCGACAACTTTCGCTTTCGCTGTCTTGGATCCTGCAAGGACCGCACCAAGAGAGCCTCCCTCGGGGATCTTGTGTACCATCACCCCTATCCCTATCCCTCCCACCGCAACGGCCGAGGCCCCCGCTCCTGCCGCCACGACGAACCCTTCGGCCAGGTTGTGAAGTGCAAAGCCGATCACGAAGGGGAGGAGCAAGGTGGCTCCTTCTGAGCCTATCGGCCGGGTGGCATCGTCCTCATCGTGGTGATGGTGAGCTCTGGGCAGTCCTTCGAGGAGCGCCATGAGCGCGAACGCTGTGGCGAAGCAGGCTATGGCTTTTGGGCCCGCTGCCTCGATGCTCTCGGGCAGGAGGTCGGCGAAAGAGAGGGCGAGGATGATCCCTGCGGCTCCGGCGAGGAGCCAGGACTGCAGGGTGGGGGTAAGGCGGGTGCCGAAGAGCCCGAGCAAGCTCGATGCACAGAAGCCAGCCCCGGCAAGAGACGCAGCAAGTACGGCATCCACCTCAGGATACCTCGCGCAGTCTCCCGGTCTCCACCTGGTAGACGAATCCCCGGATGGAGTCTTTGCGCGGGATGAACGGGCTCGCCTCAAGGCGCCGGATCGACTGCCGGACATCATCCTCCGGGTCACTGAAGGCTTCCAGCACGAAGGGCGGCCTTATGCCGGTCTCCCTCTCGATCTCTGCCCTCACCTCGTCGTCTCCGAAGGTGGTCATCCCGCATCCCGTGTGGTGGATCAGCATGACCTCTTCGGTGCCGAGCATCCGCTGGGAGATGAGCAATGAGCGGATCACATCCTCCGTGATCACACCGCCGGCGTTGCGGATCACGTGCGCCTCCCCCTCCTCGAGCCCGAGGATCCTGTGCACGTCGATCCGGGCGTCCATGCAGGCGACGATGGCCACCCTGCGTGATGGGGGTGAGGGCAGATCCCCTTTATCGAACTCGCTGGCGTAGCGCTCGTTGTTCTGCAAGAGCTCGTCTATCACGCTCATCCTGCCTGGCAACCTCCATTCTGAACGGGAGAGGGGCGGGAGCCAGTCCCACCCCTCCCAGAGCCTGCTCTTCTCGGGGCCCCCGCTCAGGCGAGCGGAGACCCGTTGAGCTCCACCGCACCCGAGACCTCGACCGGGCGTGTCAGGATGTCGAAGACGGGGCAATGCTCGTCGACGAGACGCGAGAGCTCCCTCACCTTCTCCGGTTCGGAGGGGCTCTCGATCCGGACGCGGTAGCGCACGTTCTCGAACCCGGGACGGACCTCCTCCGAGACCCCGAGGAAACCCCGCGGGTCGAGATCCCCCTCTGCATCCACCTCGACCCTCTCGAGCTCCACACCGGCGCGCGCCGCGTAGACGGAGTAGACGATCTCCTGGCAGGTGGCGAGCGCGGCGAGCACGAGCTCTACGGGGTTCGGACCGGCGTCGGTGCCGCCGAGATCCTTCGGCTCGTCGACCGTGAGGTCGAAACCTCGTATCTTCGTCTCTGTTCTGACGCCCTCCGCCAGCCTGCTCTGTACGGAGAACGTCTGCGAAGCGCTCTCCAGAGATGCGAGCTGGCTCCGCAGCTCCTCTACTTTCTGCAACAGGTCGGTCAAGGTTTCCATCCTCCTTTCGCTAACCCAAAACCTGTGACCGTCCTGGCCACCCCTTCGGGCAACCCGACACGGGGCGGCCCGCTCCGGATCAGAGCCAGATGTCCGAGGTGCAGTCCCCGCCGGGGTAGCGCATCTCGTGCGCCCGGGCGGGCCCTGCGGGCTCGGCGCCGAAGTCCACGTAGAAGTTCTCGTCCACCTCCATGCCGCCGTTCTCGGGATCGCAGTTGACCTTGAGCAGGTAAGATCCGGTCTCGGCGAGCCTCGGGTAGAACTGGTTGTCCCACGAGCTGTAGAGCGAGTTGGTGACGTAGAGTCTCCTGCCGTCCAGGCTGAGCTGGAGCATCTGCGGCCCGCCCTCGAGCCTGCGCCCGGCGACCTCCTGCCCCTTGCCCAGAAGTCCTCCGAGCCACACCTGCCCGGTAAGCCGGGGGTGCGAGGGGTCGGAGATGTCGTACTGCCTGAGGTCTCCGTGCAGCCAGTTCGAGAAGTACAGGTAGCGGTCGTCCATCGAGATCAGCAGGTCGGTTATGAGCCCCGGCAGCGGGATCGGGAAGTTCTCCACGTCCTCGGTCGGTACGTCTATGACCTTCTCCGCCTTCCAGGAGCCGTTGTCCTTGTAGAAGTGGAACATGTTGGACGAGAGCGCCGCCCCGACGAAGCCGTGGGCGCTGTCGGGGTTGTGGTGGAAGCGGGTCTCGAGCGGGATGAGCCCCTCTTCGCCGAGGTCTATCGTCTGCGCCAGCTCGCGCTTCTCCCAGTCCCAGAAGTGGAGCTTGCGCCCGTACTTCCCGGCCTCGACGTCGGAGAGCTCGAAGCCCGGGTAGTAGGTCCTGGGTGCGGCCCACTCGGTGGAGATCATGACGTTGTGGCGCGGCTGGTACCAGAAGTCGTAGTTGAAGTCCATCCCGTCGGTACCGCGCTCCCAGCGCCCGGCGATCTCGAAGTTCTCGTCCAGC from Rubrobacter calidifluminis includes these protein-coding regions:
- a CDS encoding selenium-binding family protein — protein: MTEEHEHHACCGPGYASPEEAMKAEPEKILYTVALHVGTGVEAPDYLATIDVDPESPTYSQVIHRTPMPNIGDELHHFGWNACSSCHGDESKERRYLIVGGQRSSRIHIIDTADERAPKIHKVIEPEEIVAKTNLTAPHTVHCLPDRVMISMLGDAEGNGPGGFLLLDENFEIAGRWERGTDGMDFNYDFWYQPRHNVMISTEWAAPRTYYPGFELSDVEAGKYGRKLHFWDWEKRELAQTIDLGEEGLIPLETRFHHNPDSAHGFVGAALSSNMFHFYKDNGSWKAEKVIDVPTEDVENFPIPLPGLITDLLISMDDRYLYFSNWLHGDLRQYDISDPSHPRLTGQVWLGGLLGKGQEVAGRRLEGGPQMLQLSLDGRRLYVTNSLYSSWDNQFYPRLAETGSYLLKVNCDPENGGMEVDENFYVDFGAEPAGPARAHEMRYPGGDCTSDIWL
- a CDS encoding ZIP family metal transporter translates to MDAVLAASLAGAGFCASSLLGLFGTRLTPTLQSWLLAGAAGIILALSFADLLPESIEAAGPKAIACFATAFALMALLEGLPRAHHHHDEDDATRPIGSEGATLLLPFVIGFALHNLAEGFVVAAGAGASAVAVGGIGIGVMVHKIPEGGSLGAVLAGSKTAKAKVVGTAVLLGLVLPVATGLTLVFSSPGEQTVGLMSGAAGGVLCYLGSVHLLPEAKERDGKGAVAVFAVALLGTVTLLLTILAG
- a CDS encoding 2-hydroxy-3-oxopropionate reductase yields the protein MRVGFVGLGIMGWLMAENLVQAGCDLTVHNRTKKKAEEFAEKTGAQLAESPKEVAESSDVVITMLPGPPEVEEVFLGEDGLIEGAGTGALLVDMSTSSPLLARKIAEVARGQGASALDAPVSGGDVGAKEGTLSIMVGGEQEDFERAKSLFEVMGRTITHVGPSGAGQVVKAANQIVVALTIEAVSEALVLGSRGGVSAEKILDVLSGGLAGNRVMEVKREKFLSHAFEPGGKARYHHKDLGIALDTARELGVVLPAAALADQLFAALEAQGRGDLDHSALLALVEEMSGISRREW
- a CDS encoding OsmC family protein, coding for MTDLLQKVEELRSQLASLESASQTFSVQSRLAEGVRTETKIRGFDLTVDEPKDLGGTDAGPNPVELVLAALATCQEIVYSVYAARAGVELERVEVDAEGDLDPRGFLGVSEEVRPGFENVRYRVRIESPSEPEKVRELSRLVDEHCPVFDILTRPVEVSGAVELNGSPLA
- a CDS encoding beta-class carbonic anhydrase, translated to MSVIDELLQNNERYASEFDKGDLPSPPSRRVAIVACMDARIDVHRILGLEEGEAHVIRNAGGVITEDVIRSLLISQRMLGTEEVMLIHHTGCGMTTFGDDEVRAEIERETGIRPPFVLEAFSDPEDDVRQSIRRLEASPFIPRKDSIRGFVYQVETGRLREVS
- a CDS encoding PaaI family thioesterase, whose translation is MAREREEVLKLEADKYRASEFLGAAGLELDEVSGRRVRGHIELDERHHTPWGVVHGGVYTTAVESAASVGASAAVEEDGMFAVGVHNATDFLRPMREGRVEVVAEPILQGRTQQLWQVVITRSEDGKEVARGQLRLHNVPLDGDKR